In Candidatus Pantoea floridensis, the genomic window CATGCCTACTCGTGCTTTAGCAGGGATAGCCCGATTGAACAACACGCCAATCATTTTCAAAGGAACTTGTCCATACTGCCCAATAACAGACAGCTCATTATGGTTAAGCGCAACCTGCCCAGAGCGGGAGAAGTTACCAGTGAATTGACGGGCATCAGAGGCTACTTGTTTCAGCAGGTCAGCGGGGAGGGTTGTCCCTTTACCGGCCTTAACACTTGCCTTCAATGCTGCGTCATAGTGAGCGAAGTAGGAAGAAGCCTGTACGAAATACTCACCGGCGCTAAAGCCAATCTTACGAGGAGCAGAAAGTGTGGTTTTCGTTCCCTTTGTAATAGCATTAGCGGCCCGGCTGGCATACCCTACAGATAAATCCGTATTCGTCCTCAACATCCCAGCAATCATTTCATGCCGGTTAATCCCCTTCGTAATCCCCGATTTCTCCATGGCATCCTTCATGGCCTTGAATTCTGCCTTACTCCTGCCAAACATTCGGTAGTAAGCATCAGGGGCGTTAGGGTTAAACTTGTCAATCATCAAGAGCGTTGCATCATCGAACAGATGAGCAATGTATGTTGGATGGCGTCCTAGTGACATAGACGCTTGGGCAAACTGAACAGCTAATTGTCGTAAGGGATTGAGGGCAATCATTGTGTAGAATGAAAGGGAGCGAAGGAAGCCAGTAGGAGAGAATGTTTCCCCGGCCCTTACTGCTCTTTCCCCTAATGCCAGCGCCTTACTGTCGAACTTAACAGCCGCCCCGCCTAACCAATCAGCAGATTGTGAGAAGATTTTCTTTGTAACATCGTCAATAGCGTTGACATAACCATTCTCCATTGCCCTGATATGCTCGTACATAGCACGGGCTGCTGCTCTCTGTTTACCGCTTCCTGTAATCTCAGAGATATTAGAAGGATAGTCAGGGCGACCATTTCGTTTAGGCATCACATCGCTGTAAGTGGAAAGCAGGCGCTGCTTGCTCGTCTCAATCCAGTCACGATAGGCCACACGAGAAGAGACACTCTCAATGCTGCTGTTCATTGCCTGAATAGGAGATTGGATATGAGCGCCATCAAGCTCTGTGTTAGAGCCAATAGCATCCTCAAGGCGCTTACCACGTACACGTTGAGCTGATAAGCCACCTGCGCTCATTGCCTGAGTGTTCGCCTTGTCGTAGTCTCCCCCTTTTAAATCTCCCCTTACACGATATTCAGAGGGGCGTGTTCGTTGATAACGCTCTATGGCTTTAGCAGCAGATAAGCTGTCAGGGGCTGTTGCAAATGCCTGCCAGATGTCTTGCCCATGCTCATCCCTTACAGGAACACCATCAGCATCTACGAGCTTACGCTCAATGAAATGGGGATTAGCATAGCGAACTGAGTAATAGCCTTTACGGTAGGACATGACTGTATCGTCATCAGACAGAGCACGGAGGTATGTCCCACGAGCGTCATTATCATTGAGCACATGGAGGATGTTACGACCATCAATCTCAATTGGATGAGCAAGCTCTGCCACTCCTGCATTACGAGAACTTAAAGCTGCACGCTCCTCTGGTGTGAGGATGCGCACTATGTCCTTTGCTGCGTCATATACAGAAGTGTTATTGCGTACACTATTGAGAGAGACAGGGCGTGCTACAACATCTAAGCCAGCATCCTTATACACCATACGACCAAAGCCGAGGGTCTTGTAGCTTCTCACCATATCTGCGTTAGTAAGGTGCCAGAGGGTGTCTTGTGTCTTCTTGAATTGTTCGAAGGTGCGAATTTCGGCATCATTAAAACCACGACCGGCTAAGTCGGAATAGTTGTAGCTAATCCCCTTAACGTTGGCTTCTTTGATGGCGTCAATGATAGCATTCTTGCGCTCCATAGCCATTGGCTGTAGGGAGTCAGTGAAGCCTTTGGCTACCTCTACAAGCTTCTCGCTTAACACATCCTTTTTCAAATCAGAGAGCACAGCGCCCTTCATGTATTCGGGGTGGAACATGGCCTCTGGCGCTACGAAGGTAGAAGTAAGAGAGCCGCGCCCTGATGTGCCATAGCCTACGTCCGAATAGTTAAGCAGATTACGCTTCACATCAAACAGCTGAAATTGGCTGTCGTCTAAATCTCCGGCGCTGTATTTGTAGTTTTGCTTAATCTGCAACAGGTAGTCACCACCTAAATCCCCCTCAGCGTTCTTAACCTGAGAATAGGGAACCGGGTGATATGTGTCCCCATCACGTACAAGGATGTTGATGTCCTTCTCATCAATGCCGTATTTACGTAAAGCAAATTGAGCCTGCTCTGCTGCATCCTTAACACTTGTCCAGCCATTGTCAGAGGGCCCATACACTGCTGCAATGTCTAAGCCTGTGCCATCGTCTGCTGCACCAACCGTTGTCATTTCCTTGCGGGTGACTAAGCCTGTTGCATTCTGGAAATCGTGGGTGACATTAGCATCAAGGCGGCGCTTCTCAACAGTGGAGAGGTTTGGATAAGCAGCTGAGCGCACTAAATCCAGCGTGTCATTGTCTGGCATGTACTGGAAGTCGTCATAGCGTGAAGGGTCATACACTTTACTCTGTACTGTTCCATCAGCCACTTTAGGCTGTGCAGCCATGTAACCTGCAAAAGCATTGTCTTTCCCTGTACCTGTCATCGCTAAAGCGAATTCATCTGTTTCATCCTGAGCAATACCAGCCACAACACGGCGTGCTTTATCTGGGTTTGCATCCTTAAGAATATCCATAGGGGCGGAGGGCTGTTGTTGTGCCATAAGCTGGCGTTGCTGAATAGATCTCTCCGCGTCTGTAAGGCCCTCTGAGGCACGCGCGGCGCTAGCTGCTGCATCTGCTTCTCTTACAGTTTTTCCCACGCCCAATGCTCTCCCAAGCGCTCGGAATGGCAGAGCTAAGCCCGACATATCCAGTAGGCCGCCTAAGTTATCAATCACTTCATCTGTAACTGTGTAAGCACCTGACTGTGTAACAGCTTGCAGAGCGTGGAGGTTGGCGTTGTCTTTCTCTGAGGGGAGGAGAATAGTGCGGCCTTCACTGTTAATCGTTGTAGCAATTCCATCCATCACAGCCATACGCTGGTCAAGGGGGAGCGTATTGAATTTATCAGCAAGTGCTGCCTTAGAGGAGCCTTGCAGGAAGAAGGAGGCAATCACGCCTTTAGTATCATTACTAAGGCTAGAGTAGAGCTGGCTAGATTTAATTGAGGACACGCCCGGAATGATATTCTCAGCCATTCCTGTTGCTGTGGCTGTTAGCCCATTCTCTTCCTGTGCCATTGCTGTAGCGTTATAAATGGCCTGCTGCTGTCGTTTAAACTGAATAGCCTTATCCATGCCAGCAGCAAACAAATCGCGGCTTACAGTGGCTTCTGCGGTCTCGTTAGAATTGGTTTCACCGGCTTCCTGTGTACCCAGCATTCCCTGAGCTGTTAATAGGTTGCTCTGAGCAATACGGCCTTCCTGATGGTTCTGGAGAATAGCCTGCTTGGTCATGTCCGGTACTTGTGGGTCAGCAAGAGATTCATACATAGCCTGCTGGAAAGCTGAGGCTTCCTGTGTTTTACGCGCATCTAATATCTGATTCTGTGTGGGGCTGTAGCCCATCTGAGAATGTTCAGAGGAGATAGCATCGTAGGTTGGAACTACCTGATTTGGGTCAGTTGGTGCATTCAGAAGGGCGGTAGTGGCTGCGCTGTTCCTCACTGATGGACTCGACACGACAGCCTGAGCTGGTGCCGGTGTGCCTGTGGTGGTGTCTGAGAAATCGTTGAGAGAAGCAGGTGTGTTATCTAAGAAGTCGTCTAAGGTATATGCCATGTTATTCTGTTTTCCTTATTATTATTTTTATTAAGCGCTGTGCATCGCTAGCTTTAATAGTCCCAGCACAAAGAAGAACATAAGCCAGTGCCACACTTGAGGCTCCCCAAAATCCTTAGTGTGTTGCTCTAATGCCCCTTTAAGGGTTTTAAGCTTGCTGTGAAGGCGAGTTAATATGTTCTTCAATGATAAGCTCCAGCTCGTAATCAAGTCTCATGTCTTTAATCAGACGGGCAAGCCAAGCCTGACGGCTTTTCTTTCCTCTCACTTTGTCTAACCAAGCAATTGTCTCAGGGGTAAAATGTGTAGCCACAACAGCGGAGGGTTTCTTATTGTTCATTTGCTTTGTTCCCCGCTGGTTTAATATGACCGCCATCTACCAGATTTAAATAATGGGAGACTATCCGAACCATATAAGCGTTTCGGCTGATGTCCCCTTTAATTGCATCCACACGTCTAGCCAGCTCAACAGGGAGCAGGCAACCTTGTGGCTTCTTCAAATATTCTTTACCATTTTTATTTACCATGGCTCTCCCGCCTCATTTGTGTAAGTGCCTACCTGTACGGGAATATTCCACCAATCAGGTTCAGCATCAGAATGTTTTTCTTTCTTGTTAACTACTGAATCAATCCACGCATCATCGGCATCTTGGAATACTTCCTCTTGCTCGTAAGGAGAGAATGGGAATTCGTTATCTATTGCCTCTAGCACTTCGCATTCAGCAGGAAGTTTGATTGCTTCAATGCGTTCCAGCATACGGCCCGATTGCTCCTTCACTTGATTAACATAAGCCTGTGCTTCAACATCTTTATGAGCTAAAGCTAATCCGCGTAATACTTCCTTATCGCCTTCTGTGAATTCCACAGGACACATCACAGCGTTAGAGAGGCCATCAGAGATCTTGTAAGCCCCGCTGTCAGCTTCAAAGCAAAAAGCCATACCAGAATCAAATTTAATTATATCTGCGTTCTCTGGCTGTTGTAGGCGGTTAATTACGCTCTCGGCTGCTTTGTTAACAATCTGCGCATAGCGTTCCTCAACAGTCTGCCCAACATAAAACGCTCTACGCTTGTTCAGGTTTTCCATAGTACGCTTTGTGGTAATCTCATCGCTTTTAAGGATAAACATTAACTGAGCTACAGGAATACGCGTAGAGGTTGTGGTCGCATTAGCCGCTGAATAGAGCAGGTCACCCATCTTGGCGCCTAATGAACACTCATTTGTATCTTCGTTATATGCCGCATTAGCAAAAATTGACGCGTAAGGATTGTGGATAGCTTTGCTGGGGCGACCACGTTTGGTCTTTGGTGCTTCCTGATTAAACGAATTAGGTAGTATTACCCCTTCATTGCCCATATCTCCATATAGTGCCAAGTCAACTGCTGAAGAAACATCATACGCATCAGGAAGGCAGGGCAGGGAATGATTAACAATTTCTCCCGTCTCTGTATCAACAGCGTTCATCTGTCCATCAATCATCATCATCTTAATCATATGAAACCTTATTATTATTTTGAATTAACGAATTAGGTATTGTAAGGATTAAACGAATTGGTGTAGTTAAGGCCAAAAAGTGAAAGTGTACGCAGCAATAAGATAGAGCAAGAATACATCCATTAAACCACCTCCAGAGCTGGGGTGTTTACAATGTAAAAACTTCTGCTCCCATCTTCGTACTTATTCACTATTCCCATCTGCATAAACTTTTGAATGATGAATTGAGAATTGTTAAATAGGTCTGTGCCCAGCCCTAACATTTCGTCTATGCGTTGATAACTCAGGTACACTCTGCCAAACCTATTCTGAAGATTAGCAATATGAGAAAACACTAATTTCATATCTCCGCTAAAGCGGCATACTTCTGTGCTATGTGTGAAGTGTCTTACTGCGTGAAAGTGGTATGGATTTATTCTTGATTCGAATGCGGATGCATTCTTAGATGCGTTAGCCATAGTTTCAAGTTCCTGTGAAGGATTAAGTAACCTGTACGCCAGATGAGGTGTATCAGGAAAGGCCCTTAATATTGCCTGTTGTAGGAGTGAGCATCCATGCTCTAACAGAACAACGTACATTACGTAATGGAAGGGGCCATTACGCAGTAATTAGAAAGAGCTGAGGATAAAGGAGTTACCCAGCTCTTGAGGGGCATATTCGACTATGCGAGTAGTCTTGTTTTCTTGTCGAAGGAAACTCAGCAGATTGTTGAGCTTCATCCCATATGCCAGAGGAGGAAGAAAGGGAAGTAATGCGTTCTACTTTTTCATTACCCTATAATTATTATTGAGGGGTCTAACTTTAGTTATGTGACAAAATTAATTAGTCTGTATGAACTGCCCATGAATTTTTTATGTTCCTACTAACATTGAGGGGTTTTTCAGACTTTTGTGACAAATTATTTTTAGGCCAGAAGTCTTATGCTTGAAAAATAAGGAAATTTATTTTTCACTTTTTTCTACTTTCCTCAATTTCTCTGTCACGTTTTTACATGAAATGTTTATGGGGCATGGTTCCGATTTCCTAACGCGTCAACGAAGTGATGGCTGTCGCGATGTGTCCCCTTTCACGCTCTGCTGAAGGGGCACGAGCAAGACAGACGAACGAAGTAGCGGGAGGAATTGTCCTTGTGAGTGAGCTGGCGAGCGAATGCTTTTAGTTTTTTTTTAATTGGGGAGAAATCTTACATATCACTTTCTTAATTCTATTATGATTATGATAGCATTCGTAGAATGGCCTCAGGCTTCACAGGAAGCGTTCTGCTGAGTTTAAATGCAAAAGGTAACGGAATATATTGGGAGAAGGTGAAAGCGCTCAGGATTGATTCTAGAGCGCTACAGAGGGTATCACTGAATATTTAATTTCAAGCTAGTTGATTGTTGCCTCAATACCCTCAGACGTACAAGATTAACAATAGCCTTGCTCAGTACAGAATTCAACAAAACGCATATCACCATTGTTGAGAAGAACACCCCTAAGAATGCAATCCCGCTTAGAACAGGCCCCAAGAAGCTTGGAGTAATTGAGTGATACATCTGGTTGAAACTAAGCCACAGAATGAAGCACAGCAAATGAGAAATGAATTCTCCAATACAAGCTTGCTTCCCGTAGTTGAATGAGCACTCACCCCAATCACCGTAGTACGATACAACATTTCCCGTTATAACTTCACCGCACCTTGGAATTAAGCTCATTTTGTTTCCCTATAGAATGATGTAGCCAAATAGTTTTTAAGACAATCAATATAGCTGGGAAACGTAATTATTGATGGGTTCAGCAAGAAGATCTTGCGGATGGTCTCCGCCCCAAGTTACTAACTTACTCTCGCCATTGAGAATGGTTGAATTGATTAAAGTTAAATTGGAAGCTTTATAAACCGAAATTTTAACTTCAAGCTTATCTCTTTTCATAGACCATTCTGTAGCTCTATCTTCCCAATGCAATATTTGAGGGACAACTAAATAGCCTTCTGTTGTAGTTGCCTTAGATAAGCATTCAACATCTCCGCAGTTGTTAGAGATCCTCACCTTTTCAGAGTAACGTACAAATGCAGCTTGTAGAACGCTAGCCGTTTCCTGTCCTGAGCCATGGTAAAAAGTTGTGCCATAGAAACCATCTTTAGGAACAGCGATAGAAACAGGCATATCCTGTTTTAATTTCTCTGTGCTGGTCTTCACATCAGTGCTTTTATAATGTGCTGAGCATCCTGTGAGAGCTAACGCCCCCATTATTAATAAAACTCCCTTCATCCCTTTCCCCAGATAGTTAAATAAATGTTGCTTAAACCTTCCTAAGAATGTTCCTAATTATTGCTCTGCCGCTTCTCTTATAGCAAGCGGATTATTAACCACCCTGTATAGATGAAGAGAGGACAGGTGAGATAAAGGGTGTGATAAAGCTGGTATAAAACTGTGATAAATCTCCAACGCGTAAAAGAATGCGGTCAGGCATCTGAGCCCGGCTTGTGCCAACAAGTCACTTCCCGTAAGCTGCTATATAGATGGAAGTAATACATCTATATGACTCGGGGTGCCCCTGTAAACAGGGCTGAGATACACCCGCTGACCTGATCTGGATAATGCCAGCGTAGGGAAGTCAGATGCCTGACCGCATTCGCCTTCTTGATCGCCGGTTGGGAGCTTTATGACACAGCCTAACCTTCTCTCCACTGCGCAACTCGCGCAATCCTTGCTCCTCCTGCGACAGCAAGCGCCACTGGTGCACTGTATGACGAACGACGTGGTGCAAACCTTTACCGCCAATGTATTGCTGGCGCTGCACGCTTCTCCGGCGATGGTGATTGATGCTGAAGAGGCCGCGCAGTTTGCCGGGTTTGCCGATGCGTTATTGATAAACGTCGGCACGCTTACGCGCGATCGTCGAGACGCGATGTTAGCGGCGGTGCAGGCCGCGCAAAAAGCCGGCACGCCGTGGACGCTGGATCCAGTTGCGGTCGGCGCATTAACGCTGCGCACCGAATTCTGCCAGCAGCTGCTTGGTCTGCATCCGGCGGCGATTCGTGGTAACGCCTCAGAAATTCTCGCCCTGGCTAATCAGGCAACGGGCGGTCGTGGCGTGGATAGTCTGCATCAGGCCGATGCCGCGCTGAGCGCTGCGCAACAGCTGGCGCGTGACTATGACACTGTCGTCGCCGTAACCGGCGAAGTGGATTACGTTACCGATGGCACTCAAACGTTGGCGATCCCCGGCGGGAGTCCGCTGATGACGCGGGTGGTCGGCACCGGTTGCGCGTTGTCGGCGGTGGTGGCGGCTTTCACCAGCTTACCGGGCGAGCGTTTGCTGCATGTGGCCGCTGCCTGTCGTGTGATGTCGCTAGCCGGTGAAATCACGGCGCGTCAAGTCGAGGGGCCGGGCAGTTTTGCGTCGGCTTTTCTTGATGCGCTCTGGACGCTGGAGATGACAGTATGAAACGCATCAACGCATTAACTATCGCCGGTACCGATCCAAGTGGCGGCGCCGGTATCCAGGCCGATTTGAAAGCCTTCTCCGCGCTGGGCGCGTATGGCACCAGCGTCATCACTGCGCTGGTGGCGCAGAATACCTGCGGCGTGCAGTCGGTTTATCGTATCGAACCCGATTTTGTTGCCGCGCAGCTCGATTCGGTGCTGGACGATGTGCGCATTGATAGCGCAAAGATCGGCATGTTGGCAGAAACGGCGATCGTTGAAGTGGTGGCCGAGCGGCTGAAACGCGCCAGCCTGCCGTTTGTGGTGCTGGATACGGTAATGATAGCCAAAAGTGGCGATGCGCTGCTGTCGCCGGATGCGGTAGCCAACGTACGCGAACTGCTGCTGCCGCAGGTCTCGTTGATCACGCCGAACCTGCCGGAAGCCGCAGCACTGTTGGGGTGCGCTATGGCGCAGGATGAAAAAACCATGCTGCAGCAGGGCGATGCGCTGCTGGATCTTGGCTGTGAGGCGGTACTGATGAAAGGGGGACATCTTAGTGATGCCGAGAGCCCGGATTGGCTGATCACCCGCGCGGGACGCCAGCGTTTTACCGCGCCGCGCGTCAATACCCAACACACGCACGGCACCGGTTGTTCACTCTCAGCGGCGCTGGCCGCACTGCGGCCACGGCATAATGATTGGGCGGCGACGGTGGCTGAAGCCAAAGCCTGGCTGCAGCAGGCGCTGCTGCATGCCGATTCGCTGGAAGTGGGCAAAGGCATTGGGCCAGTGCACCATTTCCATCAGTGGTGGTAGGGCGTAACGCCAGATTGCCGCTTTTTCACTGCGAATCCGTCTGAAAAATGGAGTCAGCAATTTGCCAGCCTGCGGCATTCCGGTCCAGGCTGTTGGGGGGGAATCGACAGGTGTCGGTTCCAATCCAGCCATTTATCAGGAGCGAACATGACGGACATCGTACAGTTATTGGGCAAAGAGGCGGATAGCCTTCTTCAACATCGCTGCATGACCATTCCAGCGGACAGCCTCTATTTACCCGGCGCGGATTATGTAGATCGTGTGATGATCGACAACAATCGTTCTCCTACCGTATTACGCAACATGCAAACCCTGTACAACACCGGACGTCTGGCGGGCACCGGCTATTTATCCATTCTACCGGTCGATCAGGGCGTGGAGCACTCGGCGGGCGCATCGTTTGCTGCCAATCCTGCCTATTTCGATCCGAAAAACATCGTTGAACTGGCGATTGAAGCCGGTTGCAACTGCGTGGCGTCCACATATGGCGTTTTGGCTTCGGTTTCGCGTCGCTACGCGCACCGTATCCCGTTTATGGTGAAGCTGAACCATAACGAAACCCTGAGCTATCCAACGCAATACGATCAAACGCTGTATGCCAGCGTGGAGCAGGCGTTTAATTTAGGTGCGGTAGCCGTTGGCGCCACCATCTATTTCGGCTCTGAGCAATCACGTCGGCAGATTGAAGAGATCTCTGCGGCGTTTGAACGCGCACACGAGCTGGGAATGGTGACGGTGCTGTGGGCCTATCTGCGTAATGATGCATTCAAGAAGGAGGGGGTAGATTATCACGCCAGCGCCGACCTGACCGGCCAGGCCAATCATCTGGCGGCCACCATCGGTGCGGATATCGTTAAGCAGAAGATGGCTGAGAATAATGGTGGCTATAACGCCGTGAAATTTGGTCACACCGATGAGCGCGTGTACAGCAAACTGACCACGGAAAATCCAATTGATTTGGTACGTTATCAGTTGGCGAACTGCTATATGGGGCGCGCAGGTTTGATTAACTCAGGCGGCGCCTCTGCCGGTGAAACAGATATCGCTGAATCGGTGCGTACGGCGGTGATCAATAAGCGTGCGGGCGGTATGGGGCTGATCCTTGGCCGTAAAGCGTTTAAGAAGTCGCTGAAAGAGGGCGTGCAGTTGATTAATGCGGTGCAAGATGTCTATTTGTCGAAGGATGTGTCGATTGCGTGATTGCGTGAAAGGTCAGCATAAATGCTGACCCTACAACACATTGAATATTATGCATATCGTAGGGTCGCCATTCATGGCGACCTCTTAGCATCAAGGCGCCTCAAACCACTCGCTGTTGCGCTCGGCGATGGGCGTGATGGTCAAAATCATTTCCTGTAAATGGCGGCGCATCGCGCTTTCAGCGGCTTCAACGTCATGCGCTTTCAACGCATTGAAAATATCTTCGTGCTGTTGAATCAACCGTTCCGGCGGTGAGACTTCACTCAGCGTCAGAAAGCGTACGCGATCCATGGTGGCTTTAATATTTTCCACCGTTTCCCATGCCAGCAGGCAATGGATCCCTTCGGCAATTAAGCGATGGAACTCATCGTCCAGCGCTAAAAAAGCCTGACTGTCATGCCGTTCGGCGGCCAAACGCTGCAGCTGCAGATTGTGCTCCAGCGCCATCAGTCCCGCTGCATCAATCTCCTGCGCGGCGCGGCGGACGACAGCAATCTCTACCGCTTCACGGATAAAACGGCCGTCGGCCACGCGCTGAGCGGAAATCTTGCGCACGAAAGTGCCGCGCTGCGGTAAAACCTGTACCAATCCAGCTTCGGCCAGTTTAATAAAAGCTTCTCGTACCGGCTGACGGGAAACGTTAAAGCGCGCCGACACTTCCTTCTCCGACAGCAGCGAGCCCGGATGAATGACACAGGTCACGATATCTTTACGCAGGTAACGATAGATCTGCTGATTTACCGGTTCGCTGGTGGTTATGGTATAGGCAGTCGACATGCAGCAATATCCGTATTACGGCTGGCATGTGCCAGCCCGATGAGAAAGGTTCAGTCTAATCAGCACGCTGCGTCTGCGCTACTCATTTATGAAGGCGCTTAGCCTTGTGTGACAAGGGCATGCACCGTGGCGCGCGCGCCCTGATTCACTAACTGCTGATAGAGCTCGGTCACACGGGTGACAAAGGCGGTGTGCTGCAGCAGATCGTCGCCGAACACCGCCTTCAGCCCCAATAGCGCTTTGACGCGCGCTGCGCCTTCCTCACTGTTGGCCACGATGTCCGCCAACCGATCTTTCAGCGGATCGCGGATCTCAATCGGCGCGCCTTGCTCGTCCACGCCGCTGACATAGCGCATCCAGCCAGCCACACCCAGCAGCAGATAATCGCATGAGGTGCCGTTGCGCAGATGCCAGCGCACGCTATCGAGCAAACGCTGCGGCAGTTTTTGCGTGCCGTCGGTGGCGATCTGATAAGTGCGATGCTTAATGGCGCGATTTTCGTAGCGTGCAATCAGTGAGTTGGCATAGGCCTCGAGATCGACGCCTTGCGTACGCAGCGTAGGTGCCTGATCCTGCAACATCAATGCACGAGCCGCCTGGCGATAGCTGGCATCAGCCATGCAATCGCTGATGTGGTCGTAACCGGCCAGAAAGCCAAGGTAGGCGAGGAACGAATGGCTACCGTTCAGCATGCGCAGCTTCATCTCTTCGAACGGTAATACGTCGCTGACCAATTCCGCGCCGGCGTTTTCCCAGGCCGGGCGGCCGTTTACGAAGTTGTCCTCAATCACCCATTGAAAGAACGGTTCGGCTTCCACCGCCACCGGATCGCGGCTGCCTAAACGTGCGCTCAGCGTGTCGAATGCCGCATCGGTCATGGCCGGAACGAT contains:
- the fbaB gene encoding class I fructose-bisphosphate aldolase, producing MTDIVQLLGKEADSLLQHRCMTIPADSLYLPGADYVDRVMIDNNRSPTVLRNMQTLYNTGRLAGTGYLSILPVDQGVEHSAGASFAANPAYFDPKNIVELAIEAGCNCVASTYGVLASVSRRYAHRIPFMVKLNHNETLSYPTQYDQTLYASVEQAFNLGAVAVGATIYFGSEQSRRQIEEISAAFERAHELGMVTVLWAYLRNDAFKKEGVDYHASADLTGQANHLAATIGADIVKQKMAENNGGYNAVKFGHTDERVYSKLTTENPIDLVRYQLANCYMGRAGLINSGGASAGETDIAESVRTAVINKRAGGMGLILGRKAFKKSLKEGVQLINAVQDVYLSKDVSIA
- a CDS encoding DUF4823 domain-containing protein, encoding MKGVLLIMGALALTGCSAHYKSTDVKTSTEKLKQDMPVSIAVPKDGFYGTTFYHGSGQETASVLQAAFVRYSEKVRISNNCGDVECLSKATTTEGYLVVPQILHWEDRATEWSMKRDKLEVKISVYKASNLTLINSTILNGESKLVTWGGDHPQDLLAEPINNYVSQLY
- a CDS encoding GntR family transcriptional regulator, with protein sequence MSTAYTITTSEPVNQQIYRYLRKDIVTCVIHPGSLLSEKEVSARFNVSRQPVREAFIKLAEAGLVQVLPQRGTFVRKISAQRVADGRFIREAVEIAVVRRAAQEIDAAGLMALEHNLQLQRLAAERHDSQAFLALDDEFHRLIAEGIHCLLAWETVENIKATMDRVRFLTLSEVSPPERLIQQHEDIFNALKAHDVEAAESAMRRHLQEMILTITPIAERNSEWFEAP
- the thiM gene encoding hydroxyethylthiazole kinase is translated as MTQPNLLSTAQLAQSLLLLRQQAPLVHCMTNDVVQTFTANVLLALHASPAMVIDAEEAAQFAGFADALLINVGTLTRDRRDAMLAAVQAAQKAGTPWTLDPVAVGALTLRTEFCQQLLGLHPAAIRGNASEILALANQATGGRGVDSLHQADAALSAAQQLARDYDTVVAVTGEVDYVTDGTQTLAIPGGSPLMTRVVGTGCALSAVVAAFTSLPGERLLHVAAACRVMSLAGEITARQVEGPGSFASAFLDALWTLEMTV
- the thiD gene encoding bifunctional hydroxymethylpyrimidine kinase/phosphomethylpyrimidine kinase → MKRINALTIAGTDPSGGAGIQADLKAFSALGAYGTSVITALVAQNTCGVQSVYRIEPDFVAAQLDSVLDDVRIDSAKIGMLAETAIVEVVAERLKRASLPFVVLDTVMIAKSGDALLSPDAVANVRELLLPQVSLITPNLPEAAALLGCAMAQDEKTMLQQGDALLDLGCEAVLMKGGHLSDAESPDWLITRAGRQRFTAPRVNTQHTHGTGCSLSAALAALRPRHNDWAATVAEAKAWLQQALLHADSLEVGKGIGPVHHFHQWW
- a CDS encoding mannitol dehydrogenase family protein, with translation MLELERLPADVQRPSYDRTQLKTRMVHIGFGAFHRAHQALATDKLAAQGSDWGYCEVNLNSGELIQALRQQDLLYTLTEMADETLHTRVIGVVTQALHGKSDGIEAVIEAMSQPEVAIVSMTVTEKGYCYMPSSGKLNPDHPDIVHDLAHPTAPRSLPGLILAAIIRRRERNLPPFSVMSCDNMPENGHVTRNVVTQLAERHSPALAAYIQTHITFPSTMVDRIVPAMTDAAFDTLSARLGSRDPVAVEAEPFFQWVIEDNFVNGRPAWENAGAELVSDVLPFEEMKLRMLNGSHSFLAYLGFLAGYDHISDCMADASYRQAARALMLQDQAPTLRTQGVDLEAYANSLIARYENRAIKHRTYQIATDGTQKLPQRLLDSVRWHLRNGTSCDYLLLGVAGWMRYVSGVDEQGAPIEIRDPLKDRLADIVANSEEGAARVKALLGLKAVFGDDLLQHTAFVTRVTELYQQLVNQGARATVHALVTQG